A window of Salmo trutta chromosome 31, fSalTru1.1, whole genome shotgun sequence contains these coding sequences:
- the LOC115169932 gene encoding coatomer subunit beta' isoform X1, protein MPLRLDIKRKLTARSDRVKSVDLHPTEPWMLASLYNGSVCVWNHETQTLVKTFEVCDLPVRASKFVARKNWVITGADDMQIRVFNYNTLERVHMFEAHSDYIRCIAVHPTQPYILTSSDDMLIKLWDWEKKWSCSQVFEGHTHYVMQIVINPKDNNQFASASLDRTIKVWQLGSSSPNFTLEGHEKGVNCIDYYSGGDKPYLISGADDRLVKIWDYQNKTCVQTLEGHAQNVSCVSFHPELPIIITGSEDGTVRIWHSSTYRLESTLNYGMERVWCVCGLRGSNNVALGYDEGSIIIKLGREEPAMSMDTSGKIIWAKHSEVQQANLKAMGDTEIKDGERLPLAVKDMGSCEIYPQTIQHNPNGRFVVVCGDGEYIIYTAMALRNKSFGSAQEFVWAHDSSEYAIRESNSVVKIFKNFKEKKSFKPDFGAEGIYGGFLLGVRSVNGLAFYDWENTELIRRIEIQPKHIFWSDSGELVCIATEDSFFILRYLSEKVAASQENNEGVTEDGIEDAFEVQGEIQEVVKTGLWVGDCFIYTSSVNRLNYFVGGEIVTIAHLDRTMYLLGYIPKDDRLYLGDKELNIVSYSLLVSVLEYQTAVMRRDFGMADKVLPTIPKEQRTRVAHFLEKQGFKQQALAVSSDSEHRFELALQLGELKIAYQLAVEAESEQKWKQLAELAISKCQFSLAQECLHHAQDYGGLLLLATASGNAAMVGKLAEGAERDGKNNVAFMTYFLQGKLDHCLELLIRTNRLPEAAFLARTYLPSQVSRVVKLWRESLAKVNQKAAESLADPTEYENLFPGLKESFVAEQFLRETCLGNSRPATDYPLITPNEERNILEEATGYEPKGAPLSLATPVLQAEDSGEETMPAAGVMASVLAAIVAPVAAAVIPSEAEPEVAPEEESPSSSESQKDKALDELEDDLDNMELDDIDTSDVNLDDDFLDD, encoded by the exons ATG CCTCTCAGGCTGGACATCAAGCGGAAGCTGACAGCCCGGTCAGACCGCGTGAAGAGCGTGGACCTCCACCCGACCGAGCCGTGGATGCTGGCCAGCCTGTACAATGGTAGTGTCTGTGTCTGGAACCACGAAACACAG ACCTTGGTGAAGACCTTCGAAGTGTGTGACCTTCCAGTGAGAGCATCGAAGTTTGTAGCCAGGAAGAACTGGGTCATAACCGGAGCG GATGACATGCAGATCCGAGTGTTCAACTACAACACCCTGGAGAGGGTCCACATGTTTGAGGCCCACTCTGACTACATCCGCTGTATCGCCGTGCATCCCACCCAGCCCTACATACTCACAAGCAGTG ACGACATGCTAATCAAGCTATGGGACTGGGAGAAGAAGTGGTCTTGCAGTCAGGTGTTTGAGGGCCACACCCACTACGTCATGCAGATCGTCATCAACCCTAAAGACAACAACCAGTTTGCCAGTGCTTCTCTGGACAGAACCATCAAG GTGTGGCAGCTGGGCTCCTCCTCTCCTAACTTCACCCTTGAGGGCCATGAGAAAGGAGTCAACTGCATTGACTACTACAGCGGAGGGGACAAGCCATACCTCATATCAGGTGCTGATGACCGTCTGGTCAAGATTTGGGACTACCAG AACAAGACGTGTGTGCAGACCCTGGAGGGCCACGCCCAGAATGTGTCGTGTGTCAGCTTTCACCCAGAGCTGCCTATCATCATCACAGGCTCAGAGGACG GCACTGTGCGTATCTGGCACTCGAGTACGTACCGCCTGGAGAGCACGCTGAACTACGGCATGGagcgcgtgtggtgtgtgtgtggcctgagAGGCTCCAACAACGTGGCGCTGGGCTACGACGAAGGCAGCATCATCATCAAG CTGGGCCGTGAGGAGCCAGCCATGTCCATGGACACCAGTGGGAAGATCATCTGGGCCAAGCACTCGGAGGTGCAGCAGGCAAACCTGAAGGCCATGGGCGACACGGAGATCAAGGACGGAGAGAGGCTGCCGCTGGCCGTCAaagacatgggcagctgtgagatctacccccagaccatccaGCACAACCCCAACGGAAG gtttgttgtggtgtgtgGAGACGGAGAGTACATCATCTACACTGCCATGGCCCTGAGGAACAAGAGCTTCGGCTCAGCGCAGGAGTTTGTATGGGCACACGACTCCTCCGA GTATGCCATCAGGGAAAGCAACAGTGTGGTCAAAAtcttcaagaacttcaaggagaagAAGTCTTTCAAGCCAGACTTTGGTGCTGAAG GTATCTATGGAGGTTTTTTGCTAGGCGTCAGGTCAGTGAACGGTCTGGCCTTCTATGACTGGGAAAACACAGAGCTGATCCGTCGCATCGAGATCCAGCCCAAACAT aTCTTCTGGTCAGACTCCGGGGAGTTGGTGTGTATAGCCACAGAGGATTCCTTCTTCATCCTGCGCTACCTGTCAGAGAAAGTAGCCGCCTCCCAAGAGAACAACGAGGGAGTGACTGAGGATGGCATCGAAGACGcctttgag GTCCAGGGGGAGATCCAGGAAGTGGTGAAGACAGGCCTGTGGGTGGGAGACTGCTTCatctacaccagctctgtcaacaGACTCAACTACTTTGTGGGGGGAGAGATTGTCACCATCGCTCACCTGGACAG GACCATGTACCTGCTGGGCTACATCCCCAAGGACGACCGCCTGTACCTGGGCGACAAGGAGCTGAACATCGTCAGCTACTCCCTACTGGTGTCTGTGCTGGAGTACCAGACGGCTGTGATGCGCCGGGACTTTGGCATGGCCGACAAAGTGCTGCCCACCATCCCCAAGGAGCAGAGGACCCGCGTAGCACACTTCCTGGAGAAACAG GGCTTCAAGCAGCAGGCTCTGGCCGTGTCATCGGACTCGGAGCACAGGTTTGAGCTGGCCCTGCAGCTGGGGGAGCTGAAGATCGCCTATCAgctggctgtggaggcagag TCGGAGCAGAAGTGGAAGCAGCTGGCAGAGCTGGCCATCAGTAAGTGCCAATTTAGCCTGGCCCAGGAGTGCCTTCATCACGCCCAGGACTACGGCGGCCTGCTGCTGCTGGCCACCGCCTCAGGCAACGCCGCCATGGTGGGCAAGCTGGCCGAGGGCGCCGAGCGGGATGGCAAGAACAACGTGGCATTCATGACCTACTTCCTGCAGGGGAA actGGACCACTGTCTGGAGCTGCTGATCCGGACCAACCGGCTGCCCGAGGCGGCCTTCCTGGCCCGCACCTACCTGCCCAGCCAGGTGTCCAGAGTGGTCAAGCTGTGGAGGGAGAGCCTGGCCAAGGTCAACCAGAAGGCGGCCGAGTCGCTGGCCGACCCCACTGAGTATGAGAACCTGTTCCCCGGACTGAAGGAGTCGTTCGTGGCCGAGCAGTTCCTCCGTGAGACCTGTCTGGGCAACTCCCGGCCGGCCACCGACTACCCTCTCATCACG CCCAATGAAGAACGTAATATACTAGAGGAGGCCACGGGCTACGAGCCCAAAGGAGCTCCACTCTCCCTCGCTACACCGGTACTG CAGGCTGAAGACAGCGGCGAGGAGACCATGCCGGCTGCAGGCGTGATGGCGTCCGTGTTGGCGGCGATTGTGGCCCCCGTGGCTGCAGCCGTGATCCCCTCGGAGGCAGAGCCTGAGGTTGCACCTGAGGAGGAAAGCCCCAGCTCATCTGAGTCACAGAAGGACAAG GCCCTGGACGAACTTGAAGACGACCTGGACAACATGGAGCTGGACGACATTGATACCTCGGACGTCAACCTGGACGACGACTTCCTAGATGACTGa
- the LOC115169932 gene encoding coatomer subunit beta' isoform X2 has translation MPLRLDIKRKLTARSDRVKSVDLHPTEPWMLASLYNGSVCVWNHETQTLVKTFEVCDLPVRASKFVARKNWVITGADDMQIRVFNYNTLERVHMFEAHSDYIRCIAVHPTQPYILTSSDDMLIKLWDWEKKWSCSQVFEGHTHYVMQIVINPKDNNQFASASLDRTIKVWQLGSSSPNFTLEGHEKGVNCIDYYSGGDKPYLISGADDRLVKIWDYQNKTCVQTLEGHAQNVSCVSFHPELPIIITGSEDGTVRIWHSSTYRLESTLNYGMERVWCVCGLRGSNNVALGYDEGSIIIKLGREEPAMSMDTSGKIIWAKHSEVQQANLKAMGDTEIKDGERLPLAVKDMGSCEIYPQTIQHNPNGRFVVVCGDGEYIIYTAMALRNKSFGSAQEFVWAHDSSEYAIRESNSVVKIFKNFKEKKSFKPDFGAEGIYGGFLLGVRSVNGLAFYDWENTELIRRIEIQPKHIFWSDSGELVCIATEDSFFILRYLSEKVAASQENNEGVTEDGIEDAFEVQGEIQEVVKTGLWVGDCFIYTSSVNRLNYFVGGEIVTIAHLDRTMYLLGYIPKDDRLYLGDKELNIVSYSLLVSVLEYQTAVMRRDFGMADKVLPTIPKEQRTRVAHFLEKQGFKQQALAVSSDSEHRFELALQLGELKIAYQLAVEAESEQKWKQLAELAISKCQFSLAQECLHHAQDYGGLLLLATASGNAAMVGKLAEGAERDGKNNVAFMTYFLQGKLDHCLELLIRTNRLPEAAFLARTYLPSQVSRVVKLWRESLAKVNQKAAESLADPTEYENLFPGLKESFVAEQFLRETCLGNSRPATDYPLITPNEERNILEEATGYEPKGAPLSLATPVLAEDSGEETMPAAGVMASVLAAIVAPVAAAVIPSEAEPEVAPEEESPSSSESQKDKALDELEDDLDNMELDDIDTSDVNLDDDFLDD, from the exons ATG CCTCTCAGGCTGGACATCAAGCGGAAGCTGACAGCCCGGTCAGACCGCGTGAAGAGCGTGGACCTCCACCCGACCGAGCCGTGGATGCTGGCCAGCCTGTACAATGGTAGTGTCTGTGTCTGGAACCACGAAACACAG ACCTTGGTGAAGACCTTCGAAGTGTGTGACCTTCCAGTGAGAGCATCGAAGTTTGTAGCCAGGAAGAACTGGGTCATAACCGGAGCG GATGACATGCAGATCCGAGTGTTCAACTACAACACCCTGGAGAGGGTCCACATGTTTGAGGCCCACTCTGACTACATCCGCTGTATCGCCGTGCATCCCACCCAGCCCTACATACTCACAAGCAGTG ACGACATGCTAATCAAGCTATGGGACTGGGAGAAGAAGTGGTCTTGCAGTCAGGTGTTTGAGGGCCACACCCACTACGTCATGCAGATCGTCATCAACCCTAAAGACAACAACCAGTTTGCCAGTGCTTCTCTGGACAGAACCATCAAG GTGTGGCAGCTGGGCTCCTCCTCTCCTAACTTCACCCTTGAGGGCCATGAGAAAGGAGTCAACTGCATTGACTACTACAGCGGAGGGGACAAGCCATACCTCATATCAGGTGCTGATGACCGTCTGGTCAAGATTTGGGACTACCAG AACAAGACGTGTGTGCAGACCCTGGAGGGCCACGCCCAGAATGTGTCGTGTGTCAGCTTTCACCCAGAGCTGCCTATCATCATCACAGGCTCAGAGGACG GCACTGTGCGTATCTGGCACTCGAGTACGTACCGCCTGGAGAGCACGCTGAACTACGGCATGGagcgcgtgtggtgtgtgtgtggcctgagAGGCTCCAACAACGTGGCGCTGGGCTACGACGAAGGCAGCATCATCATCAAG CTGGGCCGTGAGGAGCCAGCCATGTCCATGGACACCAGTGGGAAGATCATCTGGGCCAAGCACTCGGAGGTGCAGCAGGCAAACCTGAAGGCCATGGGCGACACGGAGATCAAGGACGGAGAGAGGCTGCCGCTGGCCGTCAaagacatgggcagctgtgagatctacccccagaccatccaGCACAACCCCAACGGAAG gtttgttgtggtgtgtgGAGACGGAGAGTACATCATCTACACTGCCATGGCCCTGAGGAACAAGAGCTTCGGCTCAGCGCAGGAGTTTGTATGGGCACACGACTCCTCCGA GTATGCCATCAGGGAAAGCAACAGTGTGGTCAAAAtcttcaagaacttcaaggagaagAAGTCTTTCAAGCCAGACTTTGGTGCTGAAG GTATCTATGGAGGTTTTTTGCTAGGCGTCAGGTCAGTGAACGGTCTGGCCTTCTATGACTGGGAAAACACAGAGCTGATCCGTCGCATCGAGATCCAGCCCAAACAT aTCTTCTGGTCAGACTCCGGGGAGTTGGTGTGTATAGCCACAGAGGATTCCTTCTTCATCCTGCGCTACCTGTCAGAGAAAGTAGCCGCCTCCCAAGAGAACAACGAGGGAGTGACTGAGGATGGCATCGAAGACGcctttgag GTCCAGGGGGAGATCCAGGAAGTGGTGAAGACAGGCCTGTGGGTGGGAGACTGCTTCatctacaccagctctgtcaacaGACTCAACTACTTTGTGGGGGGAGAGATTGTCACCATCGCTCACCTGGACAG GACCATGTACCTGCTGGGCTACATCCCCAAGGACGACCGCCTGTACCTGGGCGACAAGGAGCTGAACATCGTCAGCTACTCCCTACTGGTGTCTGTGCTGGAGTACCAGACGGCTGTGATGCGCCGGGACTTTGGCATGGCCGACAAAGTGCTGCCCACCATCCCCAAGGAGCAGAGGACCCGCGTAGCACACTTCCTGGAGAAACAG GGCTTCAAGCAGCAGGCTCTGGCCGTGTCATCGGACTCGGAGCACAGGTTTGAGCTGGCCCTGCAGCTGGGGGAGCTGAAGATCGCCTATCAgctggctgtggaggcagag TCGGAGCAGAAGTGGAAGCAGCTGGCAGAGCTGGCCATCAGTAAGTGCCAATTTAGCCTGGCCCAGGAGTGCCTTCATCACGCCCAGGACTACGGCGGCCTGCTGCTGCTGGCCACCGCCTCAGGCAACGCCGCCATGGTGGGCAAGCTGGCCGAGGGCGCCGAGCGGGATGGCAAGAACAACGTGGCATTCATGACCTACTTCCTGCAGGGGAA actGGACCACTGTCTGGAGCTGCTGATCCGGACCAACCGGCTGCCCGAGGCGGCCTTCCTGGCCCGCACCTACCTGCCCAGCCAGGTGTCCAGAGTGGTCAAGCTGTGGAGGGAGAGCCTGGCCAAGGTCAACCAGAAGGCGGCCGAGTCGCTGGCCGACCCCACTGAGTATGAGAACCTGTTCCCCGGACTGAAGGAGTCGTTCGTGGCCGAGCAGTTCCTCCGTGAGACCTGTCTGGGCAACTCCCGGCCGGCCACCGACTACCCTCTCATCACG CCCAATGAAGAACGTAATATACTAGAGGAGGCCACGGGCTACGAGCCCAAAGGAGCTCCACTCTCCCTCGCTACACCGGTACTG GCTGAAGACAGCGGCGAGGAGACCATGCCGGCTGCAGGCGTGATGGCGTCCGTGTTGGCGGCGATTGTGGCCCCCGTGGCTGCAGCCGTGATCCCCTCGGAGGCAGAGCCTGAGGTTGCACCTGAGGAGGAAAGCCCCAGCTCATCTGAGTCACAGAAGGACAAG GCCCTGGACGAACTTGAAGACGACCTGGACAACATGGAGCTGGACGACATTGATACCTCGGACGTCAACCTGGACGACGACTTCCTAGATGACTGa
- the LOC115169932 gene encoding coatomer subunit beta' isoform X4, with amino-acid sequence MPLRLDIKRKLTARSDRVKSVDLHPTEPWMLASLYNGSVCVWNHETQTLVKTFEVCDLPVRASKFVARKNWVITGADDMQIRVFNYNTLERVHMFEAHSDYIRCIAVHPTQPYILTSSDDMLIKLWDWEKKWSCSQVFEGHTHYVMQIVINPKDNNQFASASLDRTIKVWQLGSSSPNFTLEGHEKGVNCIDYYSGGDKPYLISGADDRLVKIWDYQNKTCVQTLEGHAQNVSCVSFHPELPIIITGSEDGTVRIWHSSTYRLESTLNYGMERVWCVCGLRGSNNVALGYDEGSIIIKLGREEPAMSMDTSGKIIWAKHSEVQQANLKAMGDTEIKDGERLPLAVKDMGSCEIYPQTIQHNPNGRFVVVCGDGEYIIYTAMALRNKSFGSAQEFVWAHDSSEYAIRESNSVVKIFKNFKEKKSFKPDFGAEGIYGGFLLGVRSVNGLAFYDWENTELIRRIEIQPKHIFWSDSGELVCIATEDSFFILRYLSEKVAASQENNEGVTEDGIEDAFEVQGEIQEVVKTGLWVGDCFIYTSSVNRLNYFVGGEIVTIAHLDRTMYLLGYIPKDDRLYLGDKELNIVSYSLLVSVLEYQTAVMRRDFGMADKVLPTIPKEQRTRVAHFLEKQGFKQQALAVSSDSEHRFELALQLGELKIAYQLAVEAESEQKWKQLAELAISKCQFSLAQECLHHAQDYGGLLLLATASGNAAMVGKLAEGAERDGKNNVAFMTYFLQGKLDHCLELLIRTNRLPEAAFLARTYLPSQVSRVVKLWRESLAKVNQKAAESLADPTEYENLFPGLKESFVAEQFLRETCLGNSRPATDYPLITPNEERNILEEATGYEPKGAPLSLATPAEDSGEETMPAAGVMASVLAAIVAPVAAAVIPSEAEPEVAPEEESPSSSESQKDKALDELEDDLDNMELDDIDTSDVNLDDDFLDD; translated from the exons ATG CCTCTCAGGCTGGACATCAAGCGGAAGCTGACAGCCCGGTCAGACCGCGTGAAGAGCGTGGACCTCCACCCGACCGAGCCGTGGATGCTGGCCAGCCTGTACAATGGTAGTGTCTGTGTCTGGAACCACGAAACACAG ACCTTGGTGAAGACCTTCGAAGTGTGTGACCTTCCAGTGAGAGCATCGAAGTTTGTAGCCAGGAAGAACTGGGTCATAACCGGAGCG GATGACATGCAGATCCGAGTGTTCAACTACAACACCCTGGAGAGGGTCCACATGTTTGAGGCCCACTCTGACTACATCCGCTGTATCGCCGTGCATCCCACCCAGCCCTACATACTCACAAGCAGTG ACGACATGCTAATCAAGCTATGGGACTGGGAGAAGAAGTGGTCTTGCAGTCAGGTGTTTGAGGGCCACACCCACTACGTCATGCAGATCGTCATCAACCCTAAAGACAACAACCAGTTTGCCAGTGCTTCTCTGGACAGAACCATCAAG GTGTGGCAGCTGGGCTCCTCCTCTCCTAACTTCACCCTTGAGGGCCATGAGAAAGGAGTCAACTGCATTGACTACTACAGCGGAGGGGACAAGCCATACCTCATATCAGGTGCTGATGACCGTCTGGTCAAGATTTGGGACTACCAG AACAAGACGTGTGTGCAGACCCTGGAGGGCCACGCCCAGAATGTGTCGTGTGTCAGCTTTCACCCAGAGCTGCCTATCATCATCACAGGCTCAGAGGACG GCACTGTGCGTATCTGGCACTCGAGTACGTACCGCCTGGAGAGCACGCTGAACTACGGCATGGagcgcgtgtggtgtgtgtgtggcctgagAGGCTCCAACAACGTGGCGCTGGGCTACGACGAAGGCAGCATCATCATCAAG CTGGGCCGTGAGGAGCCAGCCATGTCCATGGACACCAGTGGGAAGATCATCTGGGCCAAGCACTCGGAGGTGCAGCAGGCAAACCTGAAGGCCATGGGCGACACGGAGATCAAGGACGGAGAGAGGCTGCCGCTGGCCGTCAaagacatgggcagctgtgagatctacccccagaccatccaGCACAACCCCAACGGAAG gtttgttgtggtgtgtgGAGACGGAGAGTACATCATCTACACTGCCATGGCCCTGAGGAACAAGAGCTTCGGCTCAGCGCAGGAGTTTGTATGGGCACACGACTCCTCCGA GTATGCCATCAGGGAAAGCAACAGTGTGGTCAAAAtcttcaagaacttcaaggagaagAAGTCTTTCAAGCCAGACTTTGGTGCTGAAG GTATCTATGGAGGTTTTTTGCTAGGCGTCAGGTCAGTGAACGGTCTGGCCTTCTATGACTGGGAAAACACAGAGCTGATCCGTCGCATCGAGATCCAGCCCAAACAT aTCTTCTGGTCAGACTCCGGGGAGTTGGTGTGTATAGCCACAGAGGATTCCTTCTTCATCCTGCGCTACCTGTCAGAGAAAGTAGCCGCCTCCCAAGAGAACAACGAGGGAGTGACTGAGGATGGCATCGAAGACGcctttgag GTCCAGGGGGAGATCCAGGAAGTGGTGAAGACAGGCCTGTGGGTGGGAGACTGCTTCatctacaccagctctgtcaacaGACTCAACTACTTTGTGGGGGGAGAGATTGTCACCATCGCTCACCTGGACAG GACCATGTACCTGCTGGGCTACATCCCCAAGGACGACCGCCTGTACCTGGGCGACAAGGAGCTGAACATCGTCAGCTACTCCCTACTGGTGTCTGTGCTGGAGTACCAGACGGCTGTGATGCGCCGGGACTTTGGCATGGCCGACAAAGTGCTGCCCACCATCCCCAAGGAGCAGAGGACCCGCGTAGCACACTTCCTGGAGAAACAG GGCTTCAAGCAGCAGGCTCTGGCCGTGTCATCGGACTCGGAGCACAGGTTTGAGCTGGCCCTGCAGCTGGGGGAGCTGAAGATCGCCTATCAgctggctgtggaggcagag TCGGAGCAGAAGTGGAAGCAGCTGGCAGAGCTGGCCATCAGTAAGTGCCAATTTAGCCTGGCCCAGGAGTGCCTTCATCACGCCCAGGACTACGGCGGCCTGCTGCTGCTGGCCACCGCCTCAGGCAACGCCGCCATGGTGGGCAAGCTGGCCGAGGGCGCCGAGCGGGATGGCAAGAACAACGTGGCATTCATGACCTACTTCCTGCAGGGGAA actGGACCACTGTCTGGAGCTGCTGATCCGGACCAACCGGCTGCCCGAGGCGGCCTTCCTGGCCCGCACCTACCTGCCCAGCCAGGTGTCCAGAGTGGTCAAGCTGTGGAGGGAGAGCCTGGCCAAGGTCAACCAGAAGGCGGCCGAGTCGCTGGCCGACCCCACTGAGTATGAGAACCTGTTCCCCGGACTGAAGGAGTCGTTCGTGGCCGAGCAGTTCCTCCGTGAGACCTGTCTGGGCAACTCCCGGCCGGCCACCGACTACCCTCTCATCACG CCCAATGAAGAACGTAATATACTAGAGGAGGCCACGGGCTACGAGCCCAAAGGAGCTCCACTCTCCCTCGCTACACCG GCTGAAGACAGCGGCGAGGAGACCATGCCGGCTGCAGGCGTGATGGCGTCCGTGTTGGCGGCGATTGTGGCCCCCGTGGCTGCAGCCGTGATCCCCTCGGAGGCAGAGCCTGAGGTTGCACCTGAGGAGGAAAGCCCCAGCTCATCTGAGTCACAGAAGGACAAG GCCCTGGACGAACTTGAAGACGACCTGGACAACATGGAGCTGGACGACATTGATACCTCGGACGTCAACCTGGACGACGACTTCCTAGATGACTGa